A window of the Salvelinus sp. IW2-2015 linkage group LG37, ASM291031v2, whole genome shotgun sequence genome harbors these coding sequences:
- the LOC111960056 gene encoding zinc finger protein 16-like, with translation MSRKRNHSFTETSLSPDPQNAFMDTPGPTARADDDFLEFEPDEELLCSVNDITEHLGRNITVVLETALSEIRKIVSVRIRVLKIELREKTDEIEVLKARLEIQRDGRDPYPGGMTTEASSVFRKSDFHSGSKHSNEPKKAKPAMPGVKKENINAICDYLMKDKNSRGAEADSDPSNPPSGSDRDSRHDPQPHSLNLWPDTIPDAGSGDEESDSNTDDLFGILPSGSKRIYDYEWMTGVEYTSDLKGMREPKCETIPDEEEEEGDESNERDGGLEHPSAPFSRDAHTPDFPLAPQGSSGGEGDGSVEDHVDRLEPGQQFPSHTYLCPLCGTFCPDSLFLEEHIKLIHGNTTGTHSALQSTSTALLTLGEGSSNSKRGLGVLEGGSMAAASGGMSLARGGGGGGTREKKVEGGYECGDCGRHFNYLGNLRQHQRIHTGEKPFICPECGERFRHAARLKSHRLGHNGGQSPFPCPQCGKGFPVLSGLKRHQRVHTGESPYACQQCGRRFKELGNLYTHQRIHSGATPYCCQQCGRSFRHLGTYKSHRCTPIQ, from the exons ATGAGCCGCAAAAGGAACCACAGTTTCACCGAAACGAGCCTTTCGCCCGACCCTCAAAACGCATTCATGGACACGCCGGGGCCTACGGCGAGAGCCGACGATGATTTCTTGGAATTCGAACCCGACGAGGAGCTACTCTGCTCGGTGAACGACATCACCGAACACCTTGGAAGAAACATAACAGTGGTGCTCGAGACAGCATTGTCCGAAATCAGGAAAATTGTCAGCGTCAGGATACGCGTTCTGAAAATTGAGCTTCGGGAGAAAACAGACGAAATTGAAGTCCTTAAAGCAAGGCTGGAGATACAAAGAGACGGTAGGGACCCGTACCCCGGCGGAATGACCACCGAGGCATCATCTGTATTCCGAAAATCAGACTTCCATTCGGGCAGCAAGCACAGCAACGAGCCCAAGAAAGCCAAACCAGCCATGCCTGGCGTAAAGAAAGAAAACATCAATGCAATTTGCGATTATCTGATGAAAGATAAGAATTCACGGGGGGCTGAAGCGGACAGCGACCCGAGCAATCCTCCGTCTGGTAGTGACAGGGACAGCCGCCACGACCCCCAGCCGCACTCCCTCAACCTGTGGCCGGACACCATCCCTGACGCGGGGTCTGGGGATGAGGAGTCGGACTCGAACACGGATGACCTATTCGGCATACTACCATCGGGAAGCAAACGGATCTACGACTACGAATGGATGACGGGTGTAGAGTACACGTCGGATTTGAAAG GTATGAGGGAGCCTAAATGTGAGACAATACCAgacgaagaagaggaagagggtgatGAGTCAAACGAAAGGGATGGTGGATTGGAGCATCCCTCAGCACCTTTCTCCCGTGACGCCCACACCCCTGACTTTCCCCTGGCCCCCCAGGGCTCTTCGGGAGGGGAGGGGGACGGTTCTGTGGAGGACCATGTGGATCGACTAgaaccag GCCAGCAGTTTCCCTCCCACACATACCTCTGCCCGCTGTGTGGAACCTTCTGCCCCGACTCCTTGTTCCTGGAGGAACACATCAAACTGATACACGGCAACACCACCGGCACCCACAGCGCCCTGCAGTCCACCTCCACCGCACTCCTCACCCTGGGGGAGGGTAGCAGTAACTCCAAGCGGGGGTTGGGGGTGCTGGAAGGTGGGAGCATGGCGGCTGCGTCCGGGGGGATGAGCCTGGCAAGAGGAGGAGGCGGGGGAGGTACGAGGGAGAAGAAAGTGGAAGGGGGCTACGAGTGCGGCGACTGTGGCCGCCATTTCAACTACTTGGGCAACCTGCGGCAGCACCAGCGCATCCATACAGGGGAAAAGCCCTTCATATGCCCCGAGTGTGGGGAGAGATTCCGGCACGCTGCCCGATTGAAGAGTCACCGGCTGGGGCACAATGGCGGGCAGAGCCCCTTCCCGTGCCCCCAGTGTGGGAAAGGCTTCCCGGTGCTCTCCGGCTTAAAGAGGCACCAGCGGGTGCATACAGGGGAGAGCCCCTACGCGTGCCAGCAGTGTGGGCGGCGCTTCAAGGAGCTTGGTAACCTTTATACCCACCAGAGGATCCATAGTGGTGCCACACCCTATTGTTGCCAGCAATGTGGGAGGAGCTTCCGTCACCTGGGCACCTACAAGAGCCACCGCTGCACCCCAATACAGTGA